CCTCTAAAGTAGCTGACTGCTGTACCATCTCCAACTTGCATAACCATTTTAAAACCTTCTTGGACACGCTTGATCCATTCATCTTTAGCATTAATTTTGTTCAAAATCTTCGGTTCGATTTCTTGGACAATTGGTCCCATTTCATTTTTATCTAATACTGGTTCCCGAATTTCTTTAACAATATGTGGTTGAACTCGGTATCCACCATTTGCTATTGTTGAGACATATTGTGCTAATTGCATATTCGTATAGGTATCATATTGGCCAATACCTAGAAATAGTTGCTGGGGAGTACTTCTTTCTGTTCCTTTAAATCCCATTGTTTCATTTGGAAGATCAATTCCTGTCAAGGAGCCAAGACCAAATTGACTGAATGAGCGGCGTATTGTATCAATATTGTCCGGATTTAATGGCAATGATTGATTCGGTACATAATGCCCACCACCCATTGCAATAACTGTTTTCCACATATACACATTCGAAGAAACTTGAAGTGCTCTTAAGTCACTAATAGTACCAAAGGTTTTCCAAGATTTCATTTTTTGTGAGTTTTTAATGTATAAAGGCTCATCCAGTTGTGTTGATCCGGGATGAATTGCGCCTGTTGCATAACCAGTTAACACTGTTGCACCTTTTACAGCCGAACCAACGTTATAAGAAGTGGTAATATTTCCGCTTGCAAAGTCGTTCATTTCGGGTTTTCCTGTTTTTTCATTTTTCCCAATTTGCTTTCCAGCCATTGTTAAAATTTCACCAGTATGAGGGTCGATTAATACAACAAACGCTCTATCTAATAGGGCTGAATTAGAGTTCTTTTTAGCGCTCCACAGCTCATCTTCAATGATCTTTTCCACTTTGAGCTGCAAATCCATATCTATCGTAAGGACAAGGTCTTTTCCCCTTTGCCCATCTGTAACAACCTCAGTCGATAAAACCTTCCCAGACTTATCAGTGACATTTTTTACTTTTGCTTTTTGCCCCTGAAGTACATTTTCATACTCCATTTCAATATAGCTTTTACCTACCCGATCATTTCTGCTATAATCCTGAGCAAGAAAACGCTCAGACTGGTCTTTTGGTAATCCTTCTTCAGAAGATGTTACTTTTCCTAAGATCGTCTTAAGAGTCTTTCCAAACGCATAATACCGTTCCCAATCTGTGGTTGTATCAACACCTGGTAACTTCTCAAGATTTTCACTAACAACTGCAAATTCTTTAGGCGTAACTTCTTTATTTTTCACGATTTGCGGTGTTAAGGCATAGCCACTATTAAATTGACGAAAAATAGCTAAGGTTTCTAGTTCATCTTTTGAAAAAGAATTTAGCTCTTTATTGGTGATTCTTTTCAGTTGTAATTTATAAATTTGTTTATCATCTAACTTTTTCTCGTCGTATAATTTCCATTCCTTTTTTGTAATCTTTTTCTTTGCCTTTTCTGGATTTTTCAAAATCCAAAAGTCTTGTTTATCACGATCACGAATTTTAGTTGTATCCATATTAATGTACTTTGCCAGTTTTTCAGCAATTTTTAACAAATCCTTTTGATCCGCATTTTGATCCTTAGTATATGTGATCGCATTCAACGGAATATTATCAACAATTATTTTTCCATTCCGATCAAACATTTTACCGCGCGGTACAGGAGTATTAACTGTTACATCATCCGTCCTTTGAATCTCTCGCTTAAAATCATCTCCATACACTATTTGAACGACACCAAGTCTAAGAATAAGTGCAGAAAAAAGGATAAATACAACGAAAAATAGCATATTCAATCTGAAGGGAACATGCCTCTTTTTTTTCTTTTTATTATTCAAGGTTCATAAACACTTCCTTTAAAGGGCTAACATAAACTCCATTTTATAAGAAAAAGACAGTTTTGGCTATGTAGAACCCTTTCCAATTTTTTAAGGATCACTGAAAAAAATAAATAACCCTTAAAATATTGGCTTTTTATTCGGTAGGTAAATGAATTCGTCTAATAAAATAATAAATAAAGGTATGACCCGCACCTAATATTAAAAGTAAAATAGGAATACTTTTCTCTTCATTAAATAAAAGAATTGCTGACAAAAAAATTAAAATGGATACAATCCGACCAGAATTGAGGAAAATTTCTCGAACAACGATATACTCAATTCTCATTTCTGCAGCATTCCATCCTGATCCAATGACATCATAGGTTGTTGATATGTATGGAACGAGTAAAATAGGGTATGCAATAGCAATTGTCGCACCATAAAGTAATAACTTAACAAAAGTAACATCCCTAATAATTAGAAAAATAGCGGCATACAGGAGTATCCCACCACAAAGGATGGCCTTCTTTCGATCCTTTTTCTTAATTAAACGTGATGCAGCATAATAAGCAATGAACGAAATCCCAGAATTTATAAGTCCAAATGTCCCTAAAGCAAGCTCACTGCCAGTTGATATAAAAACATAAACTGAGATGACAAATACAAAAGTCCCTTCCCTTAATCCCTGAAAAAAATGGGCATTTGTTATGAGACGCCAATTTATATTATGTTTTCGTTCTGCTAAGATTTTTTTAAAGCAATATTTCCCATTAGCTGGCCGTTTCTTTATAGAAAAGCTCAAAAAAACAGCAAGGGCAAACAAAGAAAGGGATAAGCCAAAAACAATTGTATATCCAGTTAATTTTTCCAGCCGAGTAATAATAAGACCAGCAGCTATCGGACCAATCATTCCACCAGCAGATGCTAATGTTCCCAAAAAACCATTAAAGAAATCCCTCGTATCAGGTTCCGTTATTTCAAATGTTAGAACATTAAAGGCAAGCCAATAAAATCCATAACCAATGCCAAGCAATCCCCCTAGCAGTAACAAAAATTTTGAAGCATTTGTTCCAGTGAATAAAACCATCAAGTAGAAAAGTGCTAAAAATGTCACACCAATCCTTAACACAATAACCCTGTCTATTTTCTTTGCCCATCTTCCAGCTAAGATAAAGGTTAACGGTTGCAATACAACAACTGATAAATTATAAAGTGCTAAATCTGAAAATTCACCAGATTGTTTCCATAGATAAATATTCACGAACGTATTTGAAAGAGCTACGCTCAATGAATATAAGCCTCCTATTACTAACAGCAAAGATAAGTCTTTCGTTATTTCTATATTACCAAGTATTTTGTATTTTTTAGCCATAGCGACTCCCCTTTTACATATGGGTAGTCTTTATCAAGCCACTTTTTCTTATTCATTAAAACACAGAAAAGGTAGCCTAAGGCTACCTTTTCTGTGTTTTAAAACTATATAGTCTTGTAAGATTTGTCTAGCAAAAGAGCCAGCACCTAAGGCCAATTCGCGCCAAACCCCATTCCAGGTGCAGCCACTTTTCCAATTATTTTGCAGTGTTATATCGTTTTGATACTTCATCCCAATTAACAACATTCCAGAAGGAAGTAACATATTCAGGACGGCGGTTTTGATACTTCAAATAATATGCATGTTCCCAAACATCAAGTCCTAGAATTGGTGTTTTACCTTCCATTACTGGTGAGTCTTGGTTAGGAGTGCTAGTAACCTCTAATTCCCCATTGTTAACAGCAAGCCATGCCCAACCAGAGCCAAAACGTGTAGCAGCTGCCTTACCAAACTCTTCTTTAAAGCTTTCAAAACTGCCAAACTTTTTATTTATAGCATCTGCAAGATCACCTGTTGGTTCACCACCACCATTAGGAGAAAGGATTTGCCAAAATAATGAGTGGTTTGCATGACCTCCACCATTATTGCGTACAGCAGTGCGAGCAGATTCTGGAACTGCATCAAGGTTTGCAATCACTTCTTCGACTGATTTTGAAAGCAATGCATCTTGGCCTTGTAATGCGTTATTCAAATTCGTAACATATGCGTTATGATGCTTTGAA
The Neobacillus sp. PS3-40 genome window above contains:
- a CDS encoding peptidoglycan D,D-transpeptidase FtsI family protein — its product is MLFFVVFILFSALILRLGVVQIVYGDDFKREIQRTDDVTVNTPVPRGKMFDRNGKIIVDNIPLNAITYTKDQNADQKDLLKIAEKLAKYINMDTTKIRDRDKQDFWILKNPEKAKKKITKKEWKLYDEKKLDDKQIYKLQLKRITNKELNSFSKDELETLAIFRQFNSGYALTPQIVKNKEVTPKEFAVVSENLEKLPGVDTTTDWERYYAFGKTLKTILGKVTSSEEGLPKDQSERFLAQDYSRNDRVGKSYIEMEYENVLQGQKAKVKNVTDKSGKVLSTEVVTDGQRGKDLVLTIDMDLQLKVEKIIEDELWSAKKNSNSALLDRAFVVLIDPHTGEILTMAGKQIGKNEKTGKPEMNDFASGNITTSYNVGSAVKGATVLTGYATGAIHPGSTQLDEPLYIKNSQKMKSWKTFGTISDLRALQVSSNVYMWKTVIAMGGGHYVPNQSLPLNPDNIDTIRRSFSQFGLGSLTGIDLPNETMGFKGTERSTPQQLFLGIGQYDTYTNMQLAQYVSTIANGGYRVQPHIVKEIREPVLDKNEMGPIVQEIEPKILNKINAKDEWIKRVQEGFKMVMQVGDGTAVSYFRGVNYNPAGKTGTAQAFYDGPERKKFGLIPPEVMNLSLVSFAPYDHPEVAMAVLVPWAYQGSTGVSTNDLIGRKVLDAYFDLKKEREAANKNTSSSNQKIVSNGSNQTTH
- a CDS encoding superoxide dismutase → MAFELPQLPYAYDALEPHIDKETMNIHHSKHHNAYVTNLNNALQGQDALLSKSVEEVIANLDAVPESARTAVRNNGGGHANHSLFWQILSPNGGGEPTGDLADAINKKFGSFESFKEEFGKAAATRFGSGWAWLAVNNGELEVTSTPNQDSPVMEGKTPILGLDVWEHAYYLKYQNRRPEYVTSFWNVVNWDEVSKRYNTAK
- a CDS encoding MFS transporter, with amino-acid sequence MAKKYKILGNIEITKDLSLLLVIGGLYSLSVALSNTFVNIYLWKQSGEFSDLALYNLSVVVLQPLTFILAGRWAKKIDRVIVLRIGVTFLALFYLMVLFTGTNASKFLLLLGGLLGIGYGFYWLAFNVLTFEITEPDTRDFFNGFLGTLASAGGMIGPIAAGLIITRLEKLTGYTIVFGLSLSLFALAVFLSFSIKKRPANGKYCFKKILAERKHNINWRLITNAHFFQGLREGTFVFVISVYVFISTGSELALGTFGLINSGISFIAYYAASRLIKKKDRKKAILCGGILLYAAIFLIIRDVTFVKLLLYGATIAIAYPILLVPYISTTYDVIGSGWNAAEMRIEYIVVREIFLNSGRIVSILIFLSAILLFNEEKSIPILLLILGAGHTFIYYFIRRIHLPTE